One part of the Arthrobacter sp. EM1 genome encodes these proteins:
- a CDS encoding uridine kinase, which produces MKKFMRSLATDILSAIGPGRRFVAIDGVDGSGKTSFAANLAFEIQNRPVIVVHADDFLNPSPVRHAKGRASPEGFWQDTYNYAALQDQLLTPLGPKGDGWYSPASYDSVTDRMALVEVVRAPSDALVVVEGMFLHRDELASYWDASVFLDVPFTETAARMAVRNGSNPDPEHPTMRRYVGEQRLYFDAARPWELATFVVDNSDFTSPKVIRPDMVSTVR; this is translated from the coding sequence ATGAAGAAGTTCATGCGATCACTGGCAACCGACATTCTCAGCGCCATCGGTCCAGGGCGCCGGTTCGTTGCAATCGATGGCGTGGATGGCAGTGGCAAGACATCGTTCGCCGCAAACCTGGCCTTCGAGATCCAGAATCGACCCGTGATTGTCGTCCACGCCGATGACTTTCTGAACCCCTCGCCTGTCAGGCATGCCAAGGGACGTGCCTCACCCGAAGGGTTCTGGCAGGATACCTACAACTACGCTGCCCTGCAGGATCAGTTGCTTACGCCACTGGGCCCAAAGGGGGACGGCTGGTACTCGCCGGCTTCCTATGACTCAGTGACCGACCGAATGGCACTAGTGGAGGTCGTTCGCGCTCCATCAGATGCACTGGTCGTTGTCGAAGGCATGTTCCTGCACCGGGATGAACTCGCCTCCTACTGGGATGCTTCGGTGTTTCTGGACGTTCCGTTCACTGAAACCGCGGCACGAATGGCAGTTCGGAACGGGAGCAACCCCGACCCTGAGCACCCAACGATGCGCCGGTACGTCGGTGAACAGCGCCTCTACTTCGACGCTGCACGCCCCTGGGAACTTGCCACGTTCGTCGTAGATAACTCTGATTTCACTTCCCCAAAAGTCATCCGTCCCGACATGGTTTCAACTGTCCGGTGA